The Rufibacter sp. DG15C region AATGACGCCAAGAAGATAGACCCTGAGGAATGGCGCAACCGCTCTAGAGTCAAGCAACTTTTTGAGAAACTGGCCAGGTTGTTATCTCCGCTACTATAATTGCTAAACATCGTTTTTGGCGTAATTTCTAAGAAACAGGCCAAAACGGTTGTGGATAACTTATAGGGTGAATGCCATTTGGCAGCGTTGTCCGTCTAAGGTAGGGAGGTGTTGCTGTAGCTCTAGATGCGTCTTAATCTCTTTGAACTCCTGCTCTGAGCGGGCCTTTATTTCCTTGCGTTGCAAGGCCTCAATGAAACGGCGCGCGTCTTCAGGGGTTTCTAAGGTAAGGCCGGGCACCAGGGCGGGTTTGTCGTCTTCGCCTTTGGCCACCATGGTAAAGTAAGAGGTGTTGGTGTGCTTGACAGAACCGCTCTTCACATTCTCAGCAATTACCTTGATGCCCACCAGCAAAGAAGTTCTTCCTACATAATTCACTGAGGCCATTAAACTCACTAGTTCACCTACCTCTACAGGCTGCAGAAAATGCACGCCGTCTACCGTCACCGTCACGCAGTAATTACCCGCGTGCTTGGCCGCGCAGGCATAGGCTACTTTATCCATCAAGGACAGCAGGATGCCGCCGTGAATCTTCCCCCCGAAGTTGGCATAGCTGGGAATCATCAGCTCGGTGAGCGTGGTGCGCGAGTGGGAGACAGGTTTGAAGAAGTCTTGGTCTGGGCTAGAAGTGGGCATTTCGGTTTTGAGCTGTTTTCCTAAAAGTAAGGCAAAAACGGGAAATGTCGCTAGACGTTATTCCGGAGACGGGCGTTGATTTCATTGAGCAGCTCTACCTGTATCTGCTGTATCTGGAACATTCTATGGCCTTGCTGCATGAGCAGGTGGTCAATTTTCTCATGAAGTTGGCGTATCTCCAGTTCGGCTTTCAGGTTGATCTGGAAGTCATGCTCGGCGCGCAGGCGATCCTTCTCCTCCTG contains the following coding sequences:
- a CDS encoding acyl-CoA thioesterase; protein product: MPTSSPDQDFFKPVSHSRTTLTELMIPSYANFGGKIHGGILLSLMDKVAYACAAKHAGNYCVTVTVDGVHFLQPVEVGELVSLMASVNYVGRTSLLVGIKVIAENVKSGSVKHTNTSYFTMVAKGEDDKPALVPGLTLETPEDARRFIEALQRKEIKARSEQEFKEIKTHLELQQHLPTLDGQRCQMAFTL